One Chaetodon auriga isolate fChaAug3 chromosome 11, fChaAug3.hap1, whole genome shotgun sequence genomic window, cacgaaagaaaataacataaagtaGAAGATTATCACATTTTTCTGAGAGGTCCCTGAACACACGCGCAGCGCCTGTTATCACGTCAATGCATCATGTTGCCTGTCAACAAAACAGAAGTAGATGTGGAGTGTGTCACTTTCCAAGAGTAAAGGaccacttttattttcttgttgaagtaaaaggcaagccaTTGTGTCTGAGTTAGTTTGTGGGGACccgctcacagtgatgaaagagATCTTGAGCATCAGTACAGCTACAAATATGATAacctggatgagctgcagggaCAAATTTACTTGGACAAAGCTCTTTGGAGGAGTTCGGATGCTCAACAAAGCTGTGTCGCACGGGTCATACTGTTGGAATTTCGCTCATCACGCAGACGTTTTTTTCTGTAGCACATGCAACACATATGTTGTATAGTACAGTCCTGCTTGTCATGGTCTTCCTCTCCATACCTGAGGAGTAATGTTGTGAAGGGGACAGTAGGAGGAGATGGTGAGTCTGTGTTTTGGGTCTCCTACTGGGTCCCCCCATTCTTCTCTATCCTCCACAGTGAGAGGCAGGCTGGGATCCTCCATAGTTCCCAGCACATCCAGGAAAGGTGCCTGAACACAGAAAAGGAGACGGCTTtggatgtctgtgtgtattttaagtCATCTCTTAGTGTGAGGCTCTGTGGTGTAGTGAGCAGGGAGACTGTCCTTCAGTCTGTATTTAATCCTACATATTGGCAAATGCCTACTTTGCTAAAGTGCCCTTGAGGAAGACAAAAAGTCTCTAATATTCTTGTTCTTCAGACATAAAATAATACTAAAAGCTGCACTCTCgacaatgcaaacacacaaatgcccAATGATTTAACATCTTACCTGCAGTGTGACAGCCCGCatcatgtgtgggtgtgtgttgcaCAGTGCTCCCACTGGCACAGCCCCAGCACTGCAGGCTGTCAGGGCCGTGAGTGAAGGAGAGGACACTCCTGAAGAGAAAAGGTGATGGAGACAGGCTTGGAGGTCCTccgctcctctcttcttcccctccaCACGAGCTTGTCTTTGCCAGGACAGACCccgctctcctccacctcttggTGGTGTAAAGGTAAAGAGCACAAATTCACTTTAAATTTACAGTTTAAATTTGAGACTATAGGCctcacagacatttttcagcaaTTTCCTGCACCATAATatcttgattttatttgttaCCTTATGTGGCAATAGGCCAGAGCCCAGccctgctccagcagcagcctttcCTCTGGACAGAACTCCATGTTCAGATCTCTGCCATAAGCACCATAGACATGGACCAGTAGTGGCGCCTGTCTCAAACTCTCCACAGGTACTGTATGAAACAGTGTCACTGGCACCAAGGTACCATCCTAtagaagagaggcagagagactgGTCTGGAAACTGTAATGTGTAGAAATTACTAAATGTTCAATGGTCCTGAAAGAAGTCTGCTTTAAACGTCATCACTTGCCCTTCTGTGTGttaagtgcatgtgtgcaggtgcaTGACAGAAAGTGTGCTGCTGAGGTCTTCTAACTGTGGTGGCTGGTTGCCAAAAGAGCTTTGTCAGTGGACACTTGAGTCTCAATATAAAATGCTTACCTCCCTGCTGATACTGTTTCACTGTGTATGCACTTGTCTTATATATCAAGTGTTCTCACTTGGTTGCAGGCCTCCCAGCGTGTGGTGGTATAATCGCCCTGATTCTCTGGGGAGGATCCATCTTTGGTGACAGACAATAGTAGCCCATCCTTGGGGTATAGACAATAGGGTACCGGGGAGTGGACTGGAGATGAAATCAAGAACTCTAACACAGTGCATTTGTCTGCCATGTCTGGTTTCTTGGTTTTGATGGCACAGGCCCAGGAGGGAAGCTTAGGAGTGTAGAGATTTAAGGGTAAAAGAGATGaatattcaaaagaaaaatagtGTATGGAAAATGGTGAACAGGAATGATAACAAACAGGTCAGCAAGGAAACAGCAAGGAAGGGttagggaaagaaaaaagagtttTCTGTCCCACTGACCTGCACAGTGTATGCTTCCTTGGGGTTGCTCAGTGGGACCACGATCAGGATGAGTTCACCTGCTGGCGTTCTTGCAACCAACACGCAGTAGTCTCCGACCACATCCATGTCTTTGACTGTAGTGCCGGGGCCAGGGTCAAACAAGGGCTCCCAGGAGACCATGGATGGCTCTGAGAGAGGGGCCTGCACCACCTAGTGAgcatacacacagataaatgtcctcacttgagaaaacacaaaaaaaatccattttaaaaatagaacattaaatattaatctGCATGTTGTTCTTCTTTCTAATATACTCTATCAGATACCACAGCAGAATCAAGTTGCTTCCAGTCAAAAGagaacatttcaaaacaaagagGATTGAGCAACAGTAGGCATTAAGCCTGTATGGACATATTTGTGTCTATATATGCACCCtataaacagtgtgtgtttacatatgCATTGTACAAACTCTACCTGATATTCCTGCCCAGGCCCGGTATTAGCTAGTATAATCAGCCATCTTTTCCAGTGCTCCACATGGTACAGGAGATCCAGTTGGCGTGGCTGAACCAGGAAAGGCTCTAAAGAGGATCTTGTTTTATCAATtagcagcacctctgaagcGGTCCTGCTGTTGCAATTGATGGTCAGTATCTGTTGGTCACTGGAAAGGGCaacctccacaaacacactgggGAGATGTTGGTGTTTCGATTAGAGAtgtgtgggaggagagagagctaCGATGTCACATTAGTTACACTTACTCAGGATGTGTTTCCTCATATACTGAAGTTATCCTGCTTCCACTGGAGGTCAGGTCCAGACgaaacactgtgctgcagcGCAGACCCTCCAGAGTGGTGTAAAACAGGACCTCGTCTGTGGCCCACTCTTCGCCCGTGCAGACAGAGACATACATTTAGCAAGTGCACTATTATCTCTATTGTTACTGACACATTGTTTTTTACTAATGCAAACTATTTAAAACGTACCAAAGCTAAGGACTTTGTCCAAAGTGAATATGATCAGTGCAGGATCCAGTTGAGAGGAATTTCTTGTTCCAAGCCTCACAACCACACACCTGGTTCATCACAGGACAATCATCCAAGTTATCATTCAGTAAATTTGACGAAACATTGCTGCCAAATAAAGGATATTTTGTATGTTTAATTCTGGTGTATTCTTCACCTTGTCTCTTCTCTTTGATTGGTTTTTAGAGTGGCAGCAAGATGCTTTTCCCCTGGGGACAGACGTATTCTCTGGACAGTCCACTGAaacctctgcttcctctcttcattATCGagtcctgtcctctcctcctgtctggaGACTTGTCCTAGATTTAGCACCTGCTCCGGCTCCAGCTCACCTACAAacagggagaggaaacacagtCATTCACAAAAGTGCCTCAGAATGGATCACAGAGAAAGTTGTAGACACAGATGTAGAAATAGGGTTATATGAGAACAATGTACAGCAATTTAACTTCTGTAATCTTCTCTTTGGTTTcctttaacatgtttttcaaTTGAGCATCTATGGATAAACTCCAGTCTTGGGAATGCAATATGATCACAGGTCTGTTCCCAAGTTTCTGGCTCTCAGGGTTGTTGACATTAGTAGTGAAGCTACAGTCTGTTTTCTGCTTACCCTGCCTTTTGTCCATTCTGTAGATGCCATCACCTTCAATGAAATACACATGGTGATGTCCCGAGACCTGTGTCCAAACAAATTACAGTCAATTGTAACAATactttgaaaacaaatgcatgctggATGAATTTAACTTCAGTCTTCAAAACCTTACTTAtcccacacagacacgcacactcTGACACCACGAGGGTGAATTTTGGAGGAGGTGGTGTATGATCCAACACTTGGTTCCTAACCTTATGCATCAGATAGGCAGAGGACTGATATCTTTTTCATATTACTTTTTTGAAATTCTGATGTTTTATCCACCAGGCCCACTGAGGTAATATTCAAACTCATAATGAAATGGTTCAAACCCAAAGCAGAAGGCCAGCCTTACCACTGAGAGATCAGGTGTGTCGGAGAACCTGCGGTATGTTGCTTTCAGTCTTCTTTTGAAATACTTCTGCAAGTCCTTGTACCTCTCAAGTCCAGAGCTGAGACGATCCACTGATGAGTCTGAAGTGCCCTCCTGAAACAAAACTTCATAAAATAAGGAAAGATTTCACCTCAAGAGCCCTAATTGCGAGAGTAATCCCTTCTCCAATCAAAATTCTTGATACCTGTGCAGGTGGGACAACAGACTGACCATCTGAGTAAACTAATGTAGTTTAACATGGGATTAGTGGCTTGAAACCTCATGTTAAAAACGTTTTTGACTACTGAACAATGTTTGTTTACTATTCTTTGCTGGCAACATTATGTcttatgtacatttttaattaggTTGTATAAGGTTGGAAAAGTGTTGATTTGGTAGATTGGTGACACACTTTCAATTCAGACAACATGGTAAAACTGACAGTTTTCAATAATTGACTGAAAATAACGTGTTGTTTCCAAATTATTCTACATTTTTAACTCAGCAGGCTTAATCTGATGATTAATAAATCTGTACAGGTGTTTATGTATCTTATTCCGGTGTCAATGTAGTGAGCCACATCCAAACAGGCTCAGTTTCAGCCCTACACCCTTATCTGTGGTTCCGTACAAGACTAGTTTTGTCGGCATGGTGAACAGACACCGCTTTGAATAATGCATGACTTCACCTTATCGACGCGATAGCTTTACACTCATTAATCTTACACCAAACCTAACGTGAGTAAACACATCATTAACGTTAACTGGACACCCTTACCGACGTGTAACAACGTTGGACGGACAAGGAGAGCCATTTTATCCGTTTGTAAACGTCGAGCTCCCAAACTCGTAACCGAGATGTTCGAACGAGACGAGCAGACGAACACAGCAGCGACAAGAGGACGGCCATTACGAAGATTTAACGGTTTATCAGCTAAATTTACGATAGCTGTTATGTAGTTTTCAGCCGTCACTGTCACGTACGTAACTGTCGGTCATCACTACAGTTAGCGCCTACACGTTATATC contains:
- the prepl gene encoding prolyl endopeptidase-like isoform X1; the encoded protein is MAVLLSLLCSSARLVRTSRLRVWELDVYKRIKWLSLSVQRCYTSEGTSDSSVDRLSSGLERYKDLQKYFKRRLKATYRRFSDTPDLSVVSGHHHVYFIEGDGIYRMDKRQGELEPEQVLNLGQVSRQEERTGLDNEERKQRFQWTVQRIRLSPGEKHLAATLKTNQREETRCVVVRLGTRNSSQLDPALIIFTLDKVLSFEWATDEVLFYTTLEGLRCSTVFRLDLTSSGSRITSVYEETHPDVFVEVALSSDQQILTINCNSRTASEVLLIDKTRSSLEPFLVQPRQLDLLYHVEHWKRWLIILANTGPGQEYQVVQAPLSEPSMVSWEPLFDPGPGTTVKDMDVVGDYCVLVARTPAGELILIVVPLSNPKEAYTVQLPSWACAIKTKKPDMADKCTVLEFLISSPVHSPVPYCLYPKDGLLLSVTKDGSSPENQGDYTTTRWEACNQDGTLVPVTLFHTVPVESLRQAPLLVHVYGAYGRDLNMEFCPEERLLLEQGWALAYCHIRGGGERGLSWQRQARVEGKKRGAEDLQACLHHLFSSGVSSPSLTALTACSAGAVPVGALCNTHPHMMRAVTLQAPFLDVLGTMEDPSLPLTVEDREEWGDPVGDPKHRLTISSYCPLHNITPQHYPSILLTAYSDDARVPLSGVLKYTERLRKAIHTYFTMKPKPERELAPNIVLNIQSGANHLGPEDFELMLEEEALKLAFLYTELGLNPPRPPRKRRR
- the prepl gene encoding prolyl endopeptidase-like isoform X2; the protein is MALLVRPTLLHVVLFQEGTSDSSVDRLSSGLERYKDLQKYFKRRLKATYRRFSDTPDLSVVSGHHHVYFIEGDGIYRMDKRQGELEPEQVLNLGQVSRQEERTGLDNEERKQRFQWTVQRIRLSPGEKHLAATLKTNQREETRCVVVRLGTRNSSQLDPALIIFTLDKVLSFEWATDEVLFYTTLEGLRCSTVFRLDLTSSGSRITSVYEETHPDVFVEVALSSDQQILTINCNSRTASEVLLIDKTRSSLEPFLVQPRQLDLLYHVEHWKRWLIILANTGPGQEYQVVQAPLSEPSMVSWEPLFDPGPGTTVKDMDVVGDYCVLVARTPAGELILIVVPLSNPKEAYTVQLPSWACAIKTKKPDMADKCTVLEFLISSPVHSPVPYCLYPKDGLLLSVTKDGSSPENQGDYTTTRWEACNQDGTLVPVTLFHTVPVESLRQAPLLVHVYGAYGRDLNMEFCPEERLLLEQGWALAYCHIRGGGERGLSWQRQARVEGKKRGAEDLQACLHHLFSSGVSSPSLTALTACSAGAVPVGALCNTHPHMMRAVTLQAPFLDVLGTMEDPSLPLTVEDREEWGDPVGDPKHRLTISSYCPLHNITPQHYPSILLTAYSDDARVPLSGVLKYTERLRKAIHTYFTMKPKPERELAPNIVLNIQSGANHLGPEDFELMLEEEALKLAFLYTELGLNPPRPPRKRRR